The Aureimonas mangrovi genome includes a region encoding these proteins:
- a CDS encoding tyrosine-type recombinase/integrase: protein MLELKKRPKSPYWYARGTVQGRRVEISTKCTRLSDAKAKLPDLLAELCADTPGEQANFTFATALKLYEDQNPNARFLEPLRRHFADTLVADINNATMRRAANALYPGRAAATIRRQLYTPVKAILNCAAEDDRCSVPKLKAPAGGGRRTDFFLPDQADKVILGLSRNANGFLAPMVTLLFGQGCRMGEAVVLDGTDVSLEHRFAIFRDTKNGEERRVTLIPRVVAALSTLPTIGVPGPVFRRLDGLPFHSGKNSGGQIKSAFRTAVKDAGLDDSRFTPHVCRHSWATWFYAQTKDVRRLQDEGGWKSGEWQRYTKLGTADLGRSAQTKGWDFREVGENRGKKKRKAHAAAA from the coding sequence ATGCTCGAACTCAAGAAGCGCCCGAAAAGCCCCTACTGGTACGCGCGCGGCACCGTCCAAGGGCGCAGGGTCGAGATCAGCACCAAGTGCACCCGTCTCTCAGACGCCAAGGCCAAGCTCCCTGACCTCCTCGCCGAGCTATGCGCCGATACGCCTGGTGAACAAGCCAATTTCACCTTCGCGACCGCGCTGAAGCTGTACGAAGATCAGAATCCAAATGCTCGCTTTCTGGAGCCTCTGCGCCGGCATTTCGCCGATACCCTTGTGGCCGACATCAACAACGCGACGATGCGGCGAGCGGCGAACGCGCTGTACCCCGGCCGCGCGGCCGCAACGATCCGCCGACAGCTCTACACACCGGTGAAAGCCATCCTGAACTGCGCGGCTGAGGACGACAGATGCAGCGTGCCCAAGCTGAAAGCGCCAGCAGGCGGCGGACGCCGAACTGATTTTTTCCTGCCTGACCAGGCCGACAAGGTGATCCTCGGGCTCAGCAGAAACGCCAACGGCTTTCTGGCCCCTATGGTGACGCTTCTGTTCGGTCAGGGCTGTCGCATGGGAGAGGCCGTCGTGCTGGACGGCACCGACGTGTCTCTTGAGCATCGGTTCGCGATCTTTAGAGACACCAAGAACGGCGAGGAGCGGCGCGTCACGCTGATCCCGCGTGTGGTGGCAGCACTGTCGACCCTGCCGACGATCGGCGTTCCTGGGCCCGTTTTCCGCCGACTGGACGGCCTCCCGTTCCATTCCGGGAAGAACAGCGGCGGGCAGATCAAAAGCGCCTTCAGGACAGCCGTAAAGGACGCCGGGCTAGACGATTCGCGCTTCACCCCGCACGTATGCCGTCATAGCTGGGCGACGTGGTTCTACGCCCAGACGAAGGATGTCCGCCGCCTTCAGGACGAGGGTGGATGGAAGTCGGGAGAATGGCAACGCTACACGAAGCTCGGCACCGCCGATCTGGGCCGCAGCGCACAGACGAAGGGTTGGGATTTCCGAGAAGTGGGGGAAAATCGGGGGAAAAAGAAGCGGAAAGCCCACGCCGCAGCGGCTTAG
- a CDS encoding helix-turn-helix domain-containing protein: MRPITFIRTDVFKETQKAFGRIAGVSQGTVSRWEAGDLAPAQAEMIRIRNAAIRLGLPWDDAWFFVLPTRQLAALSEGLAREALA, translated from the coding sequence ATGCGACCCATCACTTTCATCAGAACCGACGTGTTCAAAGAAACCCAGAAGGCCTTCGGCCGGATCGCGGGCGTGTCACAGGGAACTGTGTCCAGGTGGGAGGCAGGTGATCTGGCTCCCGCACAAGCGGAAATGATCCGTATCAGGAACGCTGCCATCAGGCTCGGGCTGCCTTGGGACGACGCATGGTTCTTCGTTCTACCAACTCGGCAACTGGCTGCGCTTTCTGAAGGATTGGCTCGTGAGGCGCTCGCATGA
- a CDS encoding ribonuclease H family protein produces MEFGPTPAPIDMPADAIEVFTDGSCDPNPGPGGWGFVAYRGEEEIHEASGGDAASTNNRMELQALIQALRWLDPARPAIVWSDSQYVVRGCIEWRHGWRKKNWTRGPKSALANAELWQILDGLLDSRIVDVRWTRGHVGTLGNERADELADRGRLSILEVAA; encoded by the coding sequence ATGGAGTTCGGCCCGACGCCAGCGCCGATCGATATGCCGGCGGACGCGATCGAAGTCTTCACCGATGGCTCGTGCGATCCAAACCCGGGGCCGGGCGGCTGGGGCTTTGTCGCCTACCGCGGCGAGGAGGAGATCCACGAGGCGTCCGGCGGCGATGCGGCGAGCACGAACAACCGGATGGAGTTGCAGGCGCTGATCCAAGCGCTGCGGTGGCTTGATCCCGCGCGGCCGGCCATCGTCTGGTCCGACAGCCAGTACGTCGTCCGCGGCTGCATCGAGTGGCGGCATGGTTGGCGGAAGAAGAACTGGACACGCGGCCCGAAAAGCGCGCTGGCGAATGCCGAGCTGTGGCAGATCTTGGACGGCCTGCTCGACAGCCGCATCGTCGATGTCCGCTGGACGCGTGGGCACGTCGGGACGCTCGGCAATGAGCGCGCAGATGAACTCGCCGATCGCGGTCGCCTTTCGATCTTGGAGGTCGCAGCATGA
- a CDS encoding helix-turn-helix domain-containing protein — MDFAAEIKRIRKALGMNQADFAAAIGARQGSVSKWEGGKEKPRSEALLRIQSLYESDQSHRSGAPFAYDTVPTIVDIPLVGPLGTPTEVNLRKELPSTTPILRLPQHPDIKGTIWAWSIPPLASRVEGFKPGQIVFSHNHQLDRIEDGERVIVCETGSSELLEYIPRYYGRSDKGLEWFTSSPTAENHVRLDQAIPEGQRERHGIAVVGVVFASFKYESLRQRFWDGVWNDALDEYSSPNF, encoded by the coding sequence ATGGACTTCGCTGCCGAGATCAAGCGCATCAGGAAAGCCCTTGGGATGAACCAAGCGGACTTCGCAGCGGCCATAGGCGCGCGACAGGGGAGCGTGTCGAAGTGGGAGGGCGGTAAAGAAAAGCCGCGGTCAGAGGCATTGCTCAGAATACAGAGCCTTTACGAGAGCGATCAGAGCCACCGCAGCGGTGCACCATTCGCTTACGATACGGTGCCAACGATAGTGGACATCCCCCTCGTAGGCCCGCTTGGAACCCCCACAGAGGTAAACTTGCGGAAGGAACTACCTTCAACAACGCCAATCCTCCGGCTTCCCCAACATCCGGATATCAAAGGTACGATCTGGGCCTGGAGCATTCCGCCGCTCGCAAGTCGTGTCGAAGGTTTCAAGCCAGGACAGATCGTTTTCAGCCACAACCACCAGCTGGATCGCATCGAGGATGGTGAGAGGGTGATCGTATGTGAGACAGGAAGCAGCGAACTGTTAGAGTACATTCCGCGCTACTACGGGCGATCGGACAAGGGTTTGGAGTGGTTCACCAGTTCTCCGACGGCTGAGAACCACGTACGCTTGGATCAAGCCATTCCCGAAGGTCAGCGTGAGCGTCATGGTATCGCGGTCGTCGGAGTCGTCTTCGCCTCGTTTAAGTACGAGTCTCTGCGCCAGCGGTTCTGGGATGGCGTATGGAATGACGCCCTCGACGAATATTCGTCACCGAATTTTTAG
- a CDS encoding glycosyltransferase family 2 protein, with protein sequence MTQPIAKRAISVVVPVKDEEETLRTLAERIFDGAADHVSSVEIIFVDDGSTDRSWGVMSELAQTHPGRVRALKLRRNFGKSVALEAGFKVATGEVIFTMDADLQDDPKEIQRFLEKLDEGYDLVSGWKRKRNDPPSKTVPSKLFNRTTAWMSGVPLNDFNCGFKAYRREVIEQLRLYGELHRYIPVFANDAGFRVGEIEVEHHPRRHGKTKYGLERYARGFLDLITIVATTRYLHRPGHMFGGLGVILGLIGTAILGYLSILWLAGQPIGHRPLFFLGFLLMIFSVQMISLGVIAELLIRLSKARNVGDLIVGNVTAEAAQRPKKLDVAFAS encoded by the coding sequence TTGACCCAACCGATTGCAAAACGTGCCATCAGCGTCGTCGTGCCCGTGAAGGACGAAGAGGAAACCCTGCGCACGCTCGCCGAGCGCATCTTCGATGGGGCTGCAGACCATGTCTCGTCGGTGGAGATCATCTTCGTGGACGACGGGAGCACGGACCGGAGCTGGGGGGTGATGAGCGAGCTGGCGCAAACTCACCCCGGTCGGGTTCGGGCGCTGAAGCTGCGGCGCAATTTCGGCAAGTCGGTCGCACTGGAGGCGGGCTTCAAGGTGGCGACGGGTGAGGTCATCTTCACGATGGACGCCGACCTGCAGGACGATCCGAAGGAGATCCAGCGTTTCCTCGAAAAGCTGGACGAAGGCTACGACCTCGTTTCCGGCTGGAAGCGCAAGCGCAACGATCCGCCGTCCAAGACCGTCCCGTCGAAGCTCTTCAATCGGACGACCGCCTGGATGAGCGGTGTTCCGCTGAACGATTTCAATTGCGGTTTCAAGGCCTATCGCCGTGAGGTGATCGAGCAGCTGCGTCTGTATGGCGAACTGCACCGCTATATCCCCGTCTTTGCCAACGATGCCGGTTTTCGCGTCGGAGAGATCGAGGTCGAGCATCATCCGCGTCGCCACGGCAAGACGAAATACGGACTGGAGCGCTATGCCCGCGGTTTCCTCGACCTCATCACGATCGTGGCGACCACGCGTTATCTGCATCGCCCCGGTCACATGTTCGGCGGGCTCGGCGTCATCCTGGGCCTGATCGGCACCGCGATCCTCGGCTATCTGAGCATCCTGTGGCTGGCGGGACAACCGATCGGTCATCGGCCGCTCTTCTTCCTCGGCTTCCTCCTGATGATCTTCTCGGTGCAGATGATATCGCTCGGCGTCATTGCCGAGTTGCTGATCCGCCTGTCCAAGGCACGAAATGTCGGCGACCTGATCGTCGGGAACGTGACCGCAGAAGCGGCTCAACGACCGAAGAAGCTGGACGTGGCATTCGCATCCTAG
- a CDS encoding DUF2793 domain-containing protein, translating into MEQSTPNLDLPYILPSQAQKHVTHNEALATLDALVQLAVIDRDRTVPPEHPTEGERHIVADGASGVWAGQERGVATWRDGAWLIVRPRIGWLAFVEAEDLFCRFVDGGWSPIAETVDGLQHLERLGIGTAADPQNPFSARLNKALWAARAASDGGDGDLRLVMNKEASANTASLLFQSGWSGRAEIGLTGSDDLSVKVSADGATWRTAFGVNHQSGTVDIPASVRFDGAVSCGASGIAPGVMHIHRQPGEAAIVLSAGANSAAPEYVGQLRARPGVGIALTNGSSSWWGLAVNTQTNRVGIGTTEPVHKLTVADGAVGPATDNAHPVGSATRRWSTIYAATGAINTSDARDKNVEGPIGASAARIVDAVAPILYRWKIGGMEVVETGVEKVPDGEDAQGNEMFVERTLTEERPRAGVRRHAGWLAQDVRAAFEAEGLDCGAWGLDEPEEAESRQWLRPDQLTAFLWEALRETRRDLAELKDRQSR; encoded by the coding sequence ATGGAACAGTCCACGCCCAATCTCGATCTTCCCTACATCCTGCCCTCGCAGGCCCAGAAGCACGTGACACACAACGAGGCGCTGGCGACGCTCGACGCGCTGGTGCAACTTGCCGTCATCGATCGCGATCGAACCGTACCGCCGGAGCATCCGACCGAGGGCGAGCGCCACATCGTCGCGGACGGTGCGAGCGGCGTCTGGGCGGGGCAGGAGCGGGGGGTCGCCACGTGGCGGGACGGGGCCTGGCTCATCGTTCGGCCGCGCATCGGCTGGCTTGCGTTCGTTGAGGCTGAGGATTTGTTCTGCCGCTTCGTCGATGGCGGCTGGTCGCCGATCGCAGAGACCGTGGATGGTCTTCAGCATCTGGAGCGTCTCGGCATCGGGACGGCCGCCGACCCGCAGAACCCCTTTTCCGCACGCCTCAACAAGGCGCTCTGGGCAGCGCGCGCCGCGAGCGACGGCGGCGATGGCGATCTGCGCCTTGTGATGAACAAAGAAGCGTCCGCCAACACGGCAAGCCTTCTGTTTCAGAGCGGCTGGTCCGGGCGCGCCGAGATCGGGCTTACGGGAAGCGACGACCTTTCAGTGAAGGTTTCGGCGGACGGGGCCACGTGGCGCACGGCCTTCGGGGTCAACCATCAGAGCGGTACGGTGGACATCCCCGCTTCGGTGCGCTTCGACGGAGCCGTCAGCTGCGGCGCCTCCGGTATCGCGCCAGGCGTCATGCACATTCATCGCCAACCGGGCGAGGCGGCGATCGTCCTCTCCGCTGGTGCGAATTCGGCCGCTCCCGAATATGTCGGGCAGTTGCGTGCGCGTCCGGGCGTGGGCATTGCCCTGACCAATGGTTCCTCGAGTTGGTGGGGCCTTGCCGTGAACACCCAGACAAACCGCGTCGGCATCGGAACGACGGAACCCGTGCATAAGCTGACGGTCGCCGACGGCGCCGTCGGCCCGGCCACGGACAATGCCCATCCGGTCGGCTCGGCGACCCGCCGCTGGTCGACGATCTATGCGGCGACGGGAGCGATCAACACATCGGATGCGCGCGACAAGAATGTCGAGGGGCCCATCGGCGCGAGCGCTGCCCGGATCGTGGATGCGGTGGCGCCGATTCTCTATCGATGGAAGATCGGTGGGATGGAGGTTGTCGAAACAGGCGTCGAGAAGGTTCCGGACGGAGAGGATGCGCAGGGCAACGAGATGTTCGTCGAGCGCACGCTGACCGAGGAACGGCCCCGCGCCGGCGTGCGCCGCCACGCGGGCTGGCTGGCGCAGGACGTGCGTGCCGCCTTCGAGGCGGAAGGGCTGGATTGCGGCGCCTGGGGGCTGGATGAGCCGGAAGAGGCCGAGAGCCGGCAGTGGCTGCGGCCCGACCAGCTGACGGCCTTCCTTTGGGAAGCCTTGCGCGAGACGCGCAGGGACCTTGCCGAGCTGAAGGACCGCCAGTCGCGATAG
- a CDS encoding DUF6551 family protein, whose amino-acid sequence MTALRPIQPIDIRGLSPRAPSSGAPIFEYVDPRTLWVDPAYQRSLSERSLRMLRKIIEGFDWTKLKPPVCALADDGAGTMTLRVIDGQHTAIAAASNPHVQTIPIMIVEAPDTRAQAEAFIGQNADRLGMTATQMHVAAVAAGDEEALVVARVAEAAAVTILRNPPGRDYKPGETVAVAAIAALIKKEGEAHAQHVLSILSAAGVAPIKADHIKAVDRLLTEAEFGALDADALASSIVAHTRFEKDAKTFAATHGLPLWKALAAVWFQKAKKRKGGAEAKGMAMTTTPSAMAKGVAMMAIPDDLARDPRPARAAWQPGNQIGRCPKCDKRYRGGPQARECADCAYGGSDG is encoded by the coding sequence ATGACCGCCCTTCGCCCCATCCAGCCAATCGACATTCGCGGCCTGTCGCCTCGGGCACCCTCGTCAGGCGCGCCGATCTTCGAGTACGTCGACCCGCGCACGTTGTGGGTCGATCCCGCCTATCAGCGCAGCCTTTCGGAACGTTCTCTGCGGATGCTCCGTAAGATCATCGAGGGCTTCGACTGGACGAAGCTGAAGCCGCCCGTCTGCGCCCTCGCCGACGACGGCGCCGGCACCATGACGTTGCGCGTGATCGACGGCCAGCACACCGCGATTGCCGCCGCCAGCAACCCGCACGTCCAGACGATCCCCATCATGATCGTCGAGGCGCCGGACACCCGCGCCCAGGCCGAGGCCTTCATCGGACAGAACGCCGACCGTCTCGGCATGACGGCAACGCAGATGCACGTCGCCGCCGTGGCCGCCGGCGATGAGGAAGCGCTGGTCGTCGCGCGCGTTGCCGAGGCGGCAGCCGTCACGATCCTGCGCAATCCGCCCGGCCGGGACTACAAGCCTGGTGAGACGGTCGCGGTGGCCGCCATCGCAGCGCTGATCAAGAAGGAAGGCGAGGCGCACGCGCAGCACGTCCTCTCGATCCTGTCGGCCGCTGGCGTGGCGCCCATCAAGGCCGACCACATCAAGGCGGTGGACCGACTGCTGACCGAAGCCGAGTTCGGCGCTCTCGACGCGGACGCCCTCGCCTCTTCGATTGTCGCCCACACCAGGTTCGAGAAGGACGCGAAGACGTTCGCCGCCACTCACGGCCTGCCGCTCTGGAAGGCGCTCGCGGCGGTGTGGTTTCAGAAGGCGAAGAAACGGAAGGGCGGCGCCGAGGCGAAAGGTATGGCCATGACGACCACACCTTCGGCTATGGCGAAGGGTGTTGCCATGATGGCAATCCCTGACGACCTCGCGCGAGACCCGCGCCCCGCGCGCGCCGCCTGGCAGCCCGGCAACCAGATCGGCCGGTGCCCGAAGTGCGACAAGCGCTACCGCGGTGGCCCGCAGGCCAGAGAGTGCGCGGACTGCGCCTATGGAGGGTCGGATGGCTGA
- a CDS encoding class I SAM-dependent methyltransferase, with amino-acid sequence MSSKVRIEDGLVIGTASDKYDSGNPLARWLVGQFDAAVSDFARQADPKTVLEVGCGEGHIVELLLQATSARIHATDISATCVAEAQANVSSDRVTFATQNVMTMTPPEVPPQMVVCCEVLEHLDAPQRGLDALAALNAEYYLLSVPREPLWRVLNFSRGVYMKEWGNSPGHFQHWSKRGFLRFIGRHFTPVAVRSPIPWTVVLCRPNAR; translated from the coding sequence ATGTCGAGCAAGGTCAGGATCGAAGACGGTCTCGTCATCGGAACGGCGAGCGACAAGTACGATTCCGGCAATCCGCTCGCGCGCTGGCTCGTCGGCCAGTTCGATGCCGCCGTGTCCGACTTCGCCCGTCAGGCCGACCCGAAGACGGTGCTGGAGGTCGGCTGCGGCGAGGGGCATATCGTCGAACTCCTGCTTCAGGCGACCAGTGCCCGCATCCATGCCACTGACATTTCTGCGACGTGCGTGGCCGAAGCGCAGGCAAATGTCTCGTCCGACCGGGTGACCTTCGCGACGCAGAACGTCATGACGATGACCCCGCCCGAAGTTCCGCCGCAGATGGTCGTCTGCTGCGAGGTGCTTGAGCATCTCGACGCCCCGCAGCGCGGCCTGGACGCGCTCGCCGCCCTGAACGCCGAGTATTATCTCCTGAGCGTTCCGCGCGAACCGCTGTGGCGCGTCCTGAACTTTTCGCGCGGCGTCTACATGAAGGAGTGGGGAAACAGCCCCGGTCACTTCCAGCATTGGAGCAAGCGCGGCTTCCTGCGCTTCATCGGCCGGCATTTCACGCCCGTCGCGGTGCGCTCGCCCATACCCTGGACGGTCGTCCTCTGCCGGCCGAATGCGCGCTGA
- a CDS encoding ORF6N domain-containing protein — protein MASAVLPTVRIAEADVQIVEYRGERVVTFEQVDTVHGRPEGTAKRNFHDNRTRFVQGEDFLELSRNEIRTEIPDGVFASKAPRGFLITHRGYLKLVKCLNDDVAWTVFGQMVDRYFEEPAPVAVANAMADPREVRLAMNQSLRLAKMAGLEGVYALHAASAQTYRLTGHDTLKTMGIARLAAPNDEKPLIPTQIGVRLGGLSAQVVNKLLEAHGFQDRDERGDWQATEKGKAAGARVVLTTRQHVEGPAYQLLWPTAIVAVLRPLLPPDGKVLAFPS, from the coding sequence ATGGCATCCGCAGTCCTACCCACAGTCCGCATAGCTGAAGCAGACGTTCAGATCGTCGAGTACCGTGGCGAACGCGTCGTTACCTTCGAGCAGGTCGATACGGTGCACGGTCGCCCCGAGGGGACGGCCAAGCGGAACTTCCACGACAATCGCACGCGCTTCGTTCAGGGGGAGGACTTCCTCGAGCTATCTCGGAACGAAATTCGTACCGAGATACCCGATGGGGTTTTCGCGTCGAAGGCTCCGCGCGGCTTCCTGATCACGCACCGCGGCTACCTCAAGCTAGTGAAATGCCTGAACGACGACGTCGCATGGACCGTCTTCGGCCAGATGGTTGATCGATACTTCGAGGAGCCCGCGCCGGTCGCCGTGGCGAACGCGATGGCCGACCCCCGTGAGGTTCGCCTTGCGATGAACCAGTCTCTGCGCCTGGCGAAGATGGCCGGCCTTGAGGGGGTCTACGCCCTACACGCCGCATCAGCGCAGACCTATCGACTGACGGGACACGATACGCTCAAGACGATGGGCATTGCGCGCCTTGCCGCACCGAACGACGAGAAGCCGCTGATCCCCACGCAGATTGGCGTGCGTCTGGGAGGGCTATCGGCGCAGGTCGTCAACAAGCTCCTCGAGGCGCATGGATTTCAAGACAGGGACGAGCGCGGAGATTGGCAGGCGACCGAAAAGGGTAAGGCTGCCGGCGCCCGTGTTGTCTTAACCACTCGTCAGCACGTCGAAGGCCCCGCCTACCAGCTTCTGTGGCCTACCGCGATCGTCGCGGTGCTGCGCCCACTTTTGCCGCCCGACGGGAAAGTGTTGGCCTTCCCTTCCTGA
- a CDS encoding lysylphosphatidylglycerol synthase domain-containing protein codes for MRAEAGKWAKAAGSVLAVVSLLFVAALLWREREPLLAFRPDASGLAILLACVGLYAALGVVLALAWRRLLTWAGEPRVERSEAVTIYARTQIAKYIPGNVAQFAGRQLVGRQAGWSHASLLLSTVFELASLVFVAGTIALGAAAAGNQAVDLRWVLAAMAVVFAAVVCLPVLGPPVLKRLWPGAAVQIGSLRARDLWPVGLYHALFFLAGGVILVCVAQVVSDQPVPAERWPALVGLFAVAWIVSTLTPGAPSGIGIRELVVVGGLAATMPTSGAILTAALLRLVTVFGDALFFLFAMLRKHGAAQRGIHHG; via the coding sequence ATGCGCGCTGAGGCCGGCAAATGGGCAAAGGCGGCCGGCTCCGTTCTTGCGGTCGTCTCGCTTCTCTTCGTCGCCGCGTTGCTGTGGCGTGAACGAGAGCCGCTGCTCGCGTTCCGGCCTGACGCCTCGGGACTGGCGATCCTCCTCGCTTGCGTCGGGCTATACGCCGCGCTCGGCGTGGTGCTGGCCCTTGCGTGGCGCCGCCTGCTGACCTGGGCTGGCGAGCCGCGCGTCGAGCGAAGCGAGGCCGTCACGATCTACGCCCGCACGCAGATCGCCAAATACATTCCCGGCAATGTCGCCCAGTTCGCGGGTCGCCAGCTGGTCGGCCGACAGGCCGGCTGGTCGCATGCAAGCCTGCTGCTCTCGACGGTTTTCGAACTCGCCTCGCTGGTCTTCGTTGCGGGCACGATTGCCTTGGGCGCTGCGGCGGCGGGGAACCAGGCGGTCGATCTGCGCTGGGTCCTTGCGGCGATGGCGGTCGTCTTCGCGGCCGTCGTCTGCCTGCCGGTCCTTGGCCCGCCCGTTCTGAAGCGGCTGTGGCCCGGCGCGGCCGTCCAGATCGGCTCTCTGAGGGCGCGGGACCTCTGGCCGGTCGGCCTCTATCACGCGCTGTTCTTCCTCGCCGGCGGGGTGATCCTCGTGTGCGTCGCACAGGTCGTGAGCGACCAGCCCGTGCCGGCCGAGCGCTGGCCCGCGCTCGTCGGGCTCTTCGCCGTCGCTTGGATCGTCTCGACGCTCACGCCGGGGGCGCCGTCCGGTATCGGGATTCGCGAACTGGTCGTGGTCGGCGGCCTGGCCGCGACGATGCCGACGAGCGGGGCGATCCTGACCGCGGCTCTCTTGCGGCTCGTCACGGTCTTCGGAGACGCGCTGTTCTTCCTGTTCGCGATGCTGCGCAAGCATGGGGCCGCGCAAAGAGGGATCCACCATGGATGA
- a CDS encoding class I SAM-dependent methyltransferase, which translates to MDDEAYSQYEAESRNWLKFGRIKLLEALLSERVPGRAAEILDLGAGVGQNIPTLLKFGTVDALEIDEMGLRSLRKIARVRRIIDQPVPLELDQRYDLIVATDVLEHLPDDRAAARWIAEHLKEGGLFVSTVPAYQFLFSEHDVALHHFRRYTAKNYARIMVPEMRVVKAGYFNSVLFPVAALMRLSSRFLKKGNGEGGKARKQSGLMPGPVDRLFRKVLSAEVSMIDRNVGLPFGLSVYCVCQKA; encoded by the coding sequence ATGGATGACGAAGCCTACAGCCAGTACGAGGCTGAAAGCCGGAACTGGTTGAAGTTCGGCCGTATCAAGCTCCTCGAAGCGCTGCTGTCCGAGAGGGTGCCGGGCCGGGCGGCCGAAATCCTCGATCTGGGCGCAGGGGTCGGCCAGAACATTCCCACGCTCCTGAAGTTCGGGACGGTGGACGCGCTGGAGATCGACGAGATGGGCCTTCGCTCGCTGCGCAAGATCGCCCGCGTCCGCAGGATCATAGACCAGCCCGTTCCGCTGGAACTCGACCAGCGCTACGACCTGATCGTGGCGACCGACGTACTCGAGCACCTGCCGGATGATCGCGCGGCGGCGCGGTGGATCGCCGAGCATCTGAAGGAGGGCGGCCTCTTCGTCTCCACCGTGCCGGCCTACCAGTTCCTGTTCTCCGAGCACGACGTGGCGCTGCACCACTTCCGGCGCTACACGGCGAAGAACTACGCGCGGATCATGGTGCCCGAGATGAGGGTCGTGAAAGCGGGATACTTCAACAGCGTGCTGTTCCCGGTCGCGGCGCTCATGCGGCTTTCGAGCCGCTTTCTGAAGAAGGGCAACGGCGAGGGCGGGAAGGCGCGCAAGCAGAGCGGCCTGATGCCGGGTCCCGTGGACAGGCTCTTCCGCAAGGTCCTGAGCGCAGAAGTCTCCATGATCGACCGCAATGTCGGGCTGCCGTTCGGCCTGTCGGTCTATTGCGTCTGCCAGAAGGCGTAG